Sequence from the Candidatus Aminicenantes bacterium genome:
CAGGACCTTGTAGCAGTTGGGCTGGGAGATATCTTCCAGATTGACGGCGCCGAAGCTGGGTTCGGCCATCTTGACGAAGTCGATGATCTTGTCGGGGTCGTGCTTGCCCTTGTCGTTGTAGCTGTTCACGCACAGGGCCACGCCGTCGACGCCGCCGAGGTATTTCATCAAAAAGGCCTTGCCTTCCATGACCCCCAGGCCGCCGGAAGGAGTGCAATCGCCATCGCCCAGGACGCGCGTCGAGTCGGAAACGACGGCCACAAAGTTGCCGCGGTTAGTGAGCTCGAAGGAGGTGTCGTTGTCGTCGCGGATGGTGGTCGAGACCTTGGAGACGCCGGGGGTGTACCAGACGTTGAACCAGTTGAAGCCGTAGACCCCGGCCTTGGGCATGGTGGCGATCTTGCCGCCGTAGAACTTGTGGCTGGTTAGGGCCAGCTCCTTCAGGAAGAGGGTCTTGGCCTTGGCCAGCTGCTCCTGGGTGAAATTGTCGGGGAACAGTTCGTTCAGGTTGGATAGTTTCAGATCGGGCTTTTTCATCGGAACCTCCTTATGTTGTTAACGCATAAATTATTCATTAAGCAGAAGAGTAACTTTAATGAGTTTTTTTTAAATAGTCAAGGATGAAATATTTTTTGTGGCGGCGGTTCAGGCTGTCACCCGCCGCCCCCCGCAGGGGGACCCTGCGGGCCCCAGCGTACGAAGCCGTCGCGGGCCAGCATGGCAAAGAACTTGGCCAGACGAAGCTCAAGCCCTTCCGCCCCGCCGGCTTGCTCTTTTTTCATGGCTGCGCCGATGGCCAGGATGGTGCGCGAGCCGTCGGCCGCAAGCCAGGCGGCGCTGCCCAGCCCGTCGAGGTGAATATGAAAATCCTGGCTGCGCCCCAGCCAGCCGATGATTTTTTTCAATAGTTTGTTCTTTGTCTTTTCCTTGATCAGATAGACTTGACCTTTTTCGTCAGTTCCCGATGGGCAGTTCTGAATCGGCACGTAATCCAAAATATTGTCTTTTTTTTCCATATCTATGTAGGGGCGACCGGCCGGTCGCCCCTACCCTG
This genomic interval carries:
- a CDS encoding malate dehydrogenase, yielding MKKPDLKLSNLNELFPDNFTQEQLAKAKTLFLKELALTSHKFYGGKIATMPKAGVYGFNWFNVWYTPGVSKVSTTIRDDNDTSFELTNRGNFVAVVSDSTRVLGDGDCTPSGGLGVMEGKAFLMKYLGGVDGVALCVNSYNDKGKHDPDKIIDFVKMAEPSFGAVNLEDISQPNCYKVLDTLREACNIPVWHDDAQGTGSVTLAGLINALRVVGKELKNVRIVFYGAGASNTTIARLIIQAGGDPAKMIMFDTTGSLHLGRDDIKADPAFYRKWELCQKTNPGRVDDIEKAMTGADVLIALSKPGPDTVKPAWIKK